From Cataglyphis hispanica isolate Lineage 1 chromosome 19, ULB_Chis1_1.0, whole genome shotgun sequence, one genomic window encodes:
- the LOC126856853 gene encoding nucleolar pre-ribosomal-associated protein 1: MDDAARKPRKASKRISQSENEAPTKKAKINGFIEEELKRDVDSENDTNDVTCNENQGEFNGRSLRALLSSSSGLDALKKFVTICNENKEKDIAAEYLLAGGGILEILKLLEFSEKKNTINAIPIFSAINILLMKILAEYPQYQNSAVEACRHLLNLYMSTIHSMLSIQSNIKQRKVVLRLLTAIVSLDNNLSRELLAHLSLQRNVLENLTQHNKPTDPQNIRTCFIHFILAFLVERDSSVIKTLLDKRSLLSCIFSDLLYDSKDIVTLILTTVKTYVLENTSITKTIKLHVFSTSVVLNLISLYNWKGPTNWPKNKTHYSCESDDFLADKEIVNDAVHAFLITLLTSHRYGIIFHDRTLGSSRNKHNQLVHTVLQNLEKPWEHEKPSDLVIKIMGACPDLIRSQYNVIEPFLEPRVSPKWICLLRFAKKIIESLDPVNCIKTCSMELNRLINTLLSLTVPDIIIKSAILPGLNHSSLLVRHETLSLLLAMTAQLKIICSTLKDFHKMFTVQNQITDFILRIIPNLEMILKIWNQAFETDANMINSENTENIHNPSLLDHLDVILSVLHSYKDICPELLDNSMNLQPEVLLLSLNDLQDSEEENIRAKLTKVNCMKVKAIQFLLALDSSIFAPREKTFKEALPFLLSQIHQTASPESYDATKMLLTVTGLFETCDEELDIWINGFSMIIDSKEKEELTHWFMSVLKSCIKHTDKYINSITQAEETLNDQVASLDVKAEDIINELFDKANNPNSFKEEIVTVESSLINGKLNFDVKKDNIINYSLNKFNEENSKVAIKHNDKYIMQENEQMNNFEEVKKINHLLDKINSINFYSNGHSFPLSKVFSASVTASVNEFTNFDKKKTDDVINHSFNKFSKENLNPCKMQAGTLVSPLLCCAFEKIRTKNYSTVILSYLSYVTIHTLHYQIVPDVLVHIAIDMTDLPIYKYLKSWSSNERPVALKNKLPFLKLLHKLSNMLLMNSEIDIIKFFKLSGNDHSCCFKYGNEEIIIKHSLSSYDVKALLRMTVFYLAQLAQGKILQRIQNENCKILIVSLLNITKSMKLKSVEILEENVKCIFTHPILLHYFSPFCGEAFKDSTEDMITRTILEVCEVVVSFFEKHDGAEAYNIFFAFRNKFLAQLGNIIEKVPSEICSNNYDIALLKVLQLKTQDIANLLLALTKLEKIVFISSDKRNLSIFGHIVPILLDMYCSKQSLLQYNQCNALNEQFVERLSLYLVHLKSNKIQCVEKWEQVLAKYLSIFPHNITGISTDTFALLLTKGITASTIQLIAILIIRNTRLIPSLTKYFLKMENVKQGDIVFPILGSNLKYKWTERFLQNLYKCYGGDIAAYLTEPRNPVPWIEENTAAIAYLIENTFDRSLCEKTCDRISQNGDKLDMVSIYFVQILESLYKRYENLITVKEKPLTDLILILLHVMTSTLKKESKNIEKIKVLCEKLTNTVIYLKKIKCDFIFSSLSKSYSWPQFTRFSLKLGLKDAKDDEIQSNILKNLSNLCDIAYEDNENDEYVKTLFEMTTSHSEFVNVMLGSSIVKDGLVELLRILIRKNQSVITASHVPLYLAAYTATLSNADQRILKILRYYEIHGVKFQQYWPYLWGNAAATRYSVKGETDTVLWRQPSTSEVFNLFDKDIINETIRNYPIHRTLEADKIHVNSKVYDPAFYLPLLCSLLAENNVIACHKMNQSGILALVFVACCSDSSGIRLAAYTIISRYYFHLEVSKSKEKLLWMRLIDALRNGIAFLKCPLKDVRLSCLVTIFLARASLIASQPLHPLYSSLHTFLMAKPALDLNTIPELLQLLHSSHVEHRAHRHWILENIRDGMKKESDVDMALKCVLFRMLLNFYTCILSDTKTKRLILEVIASTTKIPKAALLLARGYGIIPWLHEIIYRDEDVCETELRIIIISIIENLLNNFNNSTEDVSHYKFLLFRILLRLKACLRQTKICII, translated from the exons ATGGATGATGCGGCCCGCAAGCCGAGAAAAGCGAGTAAGCGAATCTCGCAGAGTGAGAATGAAGCGCCGACGAAAAAAGCGAAGATCAATGGGTTTATCGAGGAAGAACTTAAACGTGATGTAGATTCGGAAAATGATACAAATGATGTTACTTGCAACGAGAACCAGGGTGAATTTAACGGACGATCTCTGAGAGCACTTCTTTCCTCATCTAGCGGTTTAGATGCTCTGAAAAAGTTCGTGACGATATGCAACGAGAACAAGGAAAAGGATATTGCAGCGGAGTATTTGCTCGCCGGAGGTGGTATCCTCgaaattctgaaattattaGAGTTCTCTGAGAAGAAAAATACTATTAATGCCATCCCCATCTTTTCTGCAATTAATATCTTACTCATGaa GATCTTGGCAGAATATCCTCAATACCAGAATAGTGCAGTGGAAGCATGTCGCCATTTGTTGAATTTGTACATGTCTACTATACATTCAATGCTTTCAATTCAAAGCAATATCAAGCAGCGCAAAGTAGTATTGAGATTGCTCACGGCGATAGTGTCCTTAGATAACAATTTATCCAGAGAATTACTTGCACATCTATCGCTGCAACGAAATGTATTGGAGAATCTAACACAACATAACAAGCCTACAGATCCTCAAAACATCAGAACATgtttcattcattttattcttGCTTTTCTTGTGGAAAGAGACTCATCAGTGATTAAAACTTTGTTGGATAAGCGTAGTCTGCTCTCCTGCATCTTCTCAGATTTGTTGTATGATTCCAAGGACATTGTTACTCTGATTTTGACCACCGTGAAGACATATGTTTTGGAGAACACTAGCATCACCAAAACGATAAAACTACATGTATTCTCCACATCTGTTGTACTGAATCTAATATCACTGTATAACTGGAAAGGCCCAACCAACTGGCCCAAAAATAAAACTCATTATTCTTGTGAGAGTGATGACTTTCTAGCAGACAAAGAG atCGTTAATGATGCAGTTCATGCATTTTTAATCACTTTACTGACATCACATCGTTATGGAATTATTTTCCATGATCGAACATTGGGTAGTTCACGAAATAAGCACAATCAACTGGTGCATACAGTTCTTCAGAATTTGGAGAAACCTTGGGAACATGAAAAGCCGTCGGActtagttattaaaataatggggGCTTGCCCAGATCTAATACGTTCGCAATATAATGTGATTGAGCCGTTTCTCGAACCCCGCGTATCACCCAAATGGATTTGTCTTCTCAGATTTGCAAAGAAG atAATCGAATCGCTCGATCCAGTCAATTGTATCAAGACTTGTTCTATGGAATTAAATAGATTGATAAACACGCTATTGTCTTTGACAGTTCcggatataattataaaaagtgctATCTTGCCAGGATTAAATCACAGCAGTCTGCTTGTCAGACATGAAACCTTGTCTCTTCTTCTGGCAATGACAGCTCAATTGAAAATCATTTGCTCTACCTTAAAAGACTTCCACAAGATGTTTACAGTTCAAAACCAGataacagattttattttgaggatTATTCCCAACTTGGAAAtgatcttaaaaatatggaaCCAAGCCTTTGAAACTGATGctaatatgataaattcagAAAATACTGAAAATATTCACAACCCGAGCTTGTTAGATCATCTCGATGTCATCTTAAGCGTTCTTCATTCGTACAAGGACATATGCCCAGAATTGTTAGATAATTCGATGAATTTGCAGCCGGAGGTACTTCTATTAAGCTTAAATGATCTTCAGGATagtgaagaagaaaatataagagcCAAGTTAACAAAAGTAAACTGCATGAAGGTGAAAGCAATACAATTTTTGCTCGCCTTGGACTCTTCCATTTTCGCGCCTAGAGAGAAAACTTTCAAAGAAGCTCTTCCCTTTTTATTATCTCAGATTCATCAAACAGCATCACCAGAAAGTTATGATGCtactaaaatgttattaaccGTGACAGGTCTATTTGAAACTTGTGATGAAGAATTGGATATTTGGATTAATGGTTTCTCGATGATAATCGAttctaaagagaaagaggaattgACACATTGGTTTATGTCTGTTTTAAAAAGTTGCATTAAACAcactgataaatatataaacagcaTAACGCAAGCAGAAGAAACATTAAATGACCAGGTGGCTAGTCTTGATGTAAAAGcagaagatataattaatgagtTATTTGATAAGGCCAATAATCCGAATTCTTTCAAAGAAGAGATTGTTACAGTAGAATCATCtttaattaatggaaaattaaattttgatgtaaagaaagataatataataaattatagtctgaataaatttaatgaagaaaattcgAAAGTTGCAATTAagcataatgataaatatataatgcaagagAATGagcaaatgaataattttgaagaagtAAAGAAGATCAATCATttacttgataaaataaattccattaatttttattctaatggCCATTCTTTTCCTTTGAGTAAAGTTTTCTCTGCATCGGTGACAGCTTCAGTTAACGAATTtactaattttgataaaaagaaaaccgATGATGTAATCAATCATTCTTTCAACAAATTTAGCAAAGAAAATCTTAATCCTTGTAAAATGCAAGCTGGTACATTGGTGTCACCGCTCTTATGCTGCGCTTTTGAAAAGAttagaacaaaaaattattccactGTCATCTTGAGTTATTTATCTTATGTGACAATTCACACTCTACATTATCAGATTGTTCCTGATGTATTGGTTCATATAGCGATAGATATGACCGATTTgccaatttataaatacttaaaaagtTGGTCAAGTAACGAGCGGCCAGTTGCCTTGAAAAACAAGCTtccattcttaaaattattacataaattgagCAATATGTTGCTAATGAATTCCGAGAtagacataattaaattttttaaactgtcTGGCAATGATCACTCGTGCTGTTTTAAATATGGTAATGaagaaatcattattaaacacTCTTTGTCTTCGTACGATGTTAAGGCTTTGCTGAGAATGACTGTGTTTTACTTAGCACAGTTAGCTCAGGGAAAAATCTTACAACGGATCCAgaatgaaaattgtaaaatcttgattgtttctttattaaatatcacaaaatctaTGAAACTAAAAAGTGTGGAGATACTCGAAGAAAacgtaaaatgtatttttacgcATCCCATTCTGTTGCATTATTTCTCACCATTTTGTGGAGAAGCGTTCAAAGATTCGACCGAAGATATGATAACTCGGACTATCCTAGAAGTCTGTGAAGTTGTTGTGTCTTTTTTCGAGAAACATGATGGTGCAGAAGCCTATAATATCTTCTTcgcatttagaaataaattcctTGCTCAATTGGGAAACATCATTGAAAAAGTTCCTTCGGAAATTTGCAGTAATAATTATGACATCGCTTTATTGAAAGTATTGCAATTGAAGACGCAAGATATTGCGAATTTGCTACTTGCTTTGACGAAACTggagaaaattgtatttatctcAAGTGATAAACGAAACTTGTCCATATTCGGACATATCGTTCCAATATTGTTGGATATGTATTGCAGCAAGCAGTCATTACTGCAATATAATCAATGTAATGCATTGAACGAACAGTTTGTAGAAAGATTGAGCTTATACCTGGTGCATCTGAAgtctaataaaatacaatgtgTAGAAAAATGGGAACAAGTTTTGGCAAAATACTTGTCTATCTTTCCACATAACATTACTGGTATTAGTACTGATACTTTTGCATTATTGTTAACAAAAGGGATTACTGCATCTACGATTCAATTGATAGCGATCTTAATCATTAGAAATACTAGATTAATTCCATCACTGACGAAATACTTTCTCAAGATGGAAAATGTAAAGCAAGGAGATATCGTATTTCCAATATTGGGTAGCAACTTAAAATACAAGTGGACTGAAAGATTTCTTCAAAATCTTTACAAATGTTATGGCGGTGATATTGCTGCATATCTAACCGAGCCACGAAATCCTGTTCCCTGGATCGAAGAAAACACAGCAGCGATCGCCTATCTCATCGAAAATACTTTTGATCGTTCCTTATGTGAGAAAACTTGTGACCGTATTTCCCAGAACGGCGATAAATTAGACATGGTGTCCATTTATTTCGTGCAGATATTGGAAAGTTTGTACAAGAGATATGAAAATCTGATAACAGTCAAAGAAAAGCCTTTAACAGatctgatattaatattattgcatgtaATGACCTCAACGCTGAAGAAGGAATCaaagaatatagaaaagatCAAAGTATTATGCGAGAAGCTTACCAATACagtgatttatttaaagaaaattaaatgtgatttCATCTTTAGTTCATTAAGCAAGAGTTACTCATGGCCGCAATTCACCAGATTCTCCTTGAAATTAGGACTGAAGGACGCTAAAGATGACGAGATTCAATCGAATATATTGAAGAACCTGAGCAATTTATGCGATATTGCGTACGAAGATAACGAGAATGACGAATATGTGAAGACGTTATTCGAAATGACAACGTCCCATTCAGAGTTTGTTAACGTCATGCTTGGCTCGTCCATTGTTAAAG ACGGTTTGGTCGAATTACTCAGGATACTCATTCGAAAGAATCAATCAGTAATAACTGCCTCGCACGTACCTCTTTATCTCGCGGCTTACACCGCCACTCTCAGCAATGCCGATCAGCGCATTTTAAAG ATTCTTCGATATTATGAGATTCACGGTGTTAAATTTCAACAATACTGGCCATACTTATGGGGAAACGCGGCGGCAACGCGTTACAGTGTAAAGGGAGAAACAGATACTGTTCTCTGGAGACAACCTTCCACTTCCgaagtttttaatttgtttgataAGGACATTATCAACGAGACTATAAGAAATTATCCCATACATAGAACGTTGGAA GCTGATAAGATACATGTCAACAGCAAAGTATATGATCCAGCATTTTATCTGCCGTTGCTGTGTTCTTTATTGGCGGAAAACAATGTCATTGCGTGTCACAAAATGAATCAGAGCGGCATATTAGCATTGGTATTTGTTGCATGCTGTAGCGATTCGAGCGGTATTCGGTTGGCAGCATACACCATCATTTCTAGATACTATTTCCACTTGGAAGTGTCTAA gtcgaaagagaaattattatggATGCGTCTGATCGATGCTTTACGAAATGGCATCGCATTCCTGAAATGTCCATTAAAAGATGTTCGTCTGAGTTGTCTGGTGACCATCTTCCTCGCTAGAGCTTCGTTGATCGCAAGTCAACCTTTGCATCCGCTTTACTCGTCATTGCATACTTTTCTAATGGCCAAACCTGCATTGGATCTAAACACCATACCAGAACTGTTGCAATTATTGCATAGTTCACATGTGGAACACCGTGCGCATCGGCACTGGATTCTAGAGAATATTCGGGACGGCATGAAAAAAGAGAGTGATGTAGATATGGCTCTGAAATGCGTATTGTTTAGgatgcttttaaatttttacacttGCATACTATCAGACACCAAGACTAAG